Proteins encoded within one genomic window of Eurosta solidaginis isolate ZX-2024a chromosome 1, ASM4086904v1, whole genome shotgun sequence:
- the LOC137248634 gene encoding histone-arginine methyltransferase METTL23-like produces MTSGYQLNEGNGNEHTISTATVTAPTTNIDSISNSIGCGSSSDIAEHVRKFLFTSQYTSPIETETLAAELDKLEIKIPELLQSGYSFYTWPCAPILAWFLWERRHNLVGKSILELGAGTALPGILAAKCGARVILSDNCILPKSLAHIRKSCLANNLVPGKDIEVVGLSWGLLLNSVFNLGPFDLIIGADCFYDPSVFEDILVTISFLLERNTKAKFLCTYQERSADWSIEALLKKWRLRAVPIIIDNVGKGCGIDIVDLMNGHTIHLIEITREP; encoded by the exons ATGACTAGTGGTTATCAGTTGAATGAGGGAAACGGTAATGAGCATACCATCTCAACAGCAACAGTGACAGCACCAACAACAAATATAGATTCAATAAGCAATAGCATTGGTTGTGGCAGCAGCAGCGATATTGCGGAGCACGTTAGAAAATTTCTTTTTACAAGTCAATACACAAGCCCTATAGAAACGGAAACACTTGCAGCAGAACTTGATAAGTTGGAAATCAAAATACCAGAG CTCTTACAAAGCGGTTATTCTTTCTATACTTGGCCCTGTGCACCTATTTTGGCTTGGTTTTTGTGGGAGCGGCGACACAATTTAGTTGGAAAAAGTATACTCGAATTGGGCGCTGGTACAGCACTTCCTGGCATATTAGCAGCTAAGTGTGGAGCACGTGTTATACTCAGCGATAATTGTATACTTCCAAAGTCGTTGGCGCACATACGTAAATCTTGTTTGGCAAATAATTTAGTTCCGGGCAAAGATATCGAAGTTGTCGGTCTTAGTTGGGGATTGTTATTGAATAGTGTTTTCAATTTAGGTCCTTTTGATTTGATAATTGGCGCTGACTGCTTTTACGACCCCAGTGTATTCGAAGATATATTGGTAACCATTTCTTTCCTATTAGAGCGAAATACAAAGGCAAAATTTCTTTGCACCTATCAAGAGCGAAGTGCAGATTGGTCCATCGAGGCATTGTTGAAAAAGTGGAGGTTACGTGCTGTACCAATCATAATTGATAACGTTGGAAAAGGTTGCGGCATTGATATTGTAGATTTAATGAATGGTCACACAATACACCTGATTGAAATAACAAGAGAGCCCTAA
- the SLIRP2 gene encoding SRA stem-loop-interacting RNA-binding protein, mitochondrial: protein MSGTARQSYKLFIANLPWTIGQKELLSYFSSFGHVANASVVFDKSIGFSKGYGFVTFSGRDGFMGASNKNRHFIEGRVLNVQPANS, encoded by the coding sequence ATGTCTGGCACGGCACGTCAATCGTATAAGCTATTCATAGCAAATTTACCATGGACTATTGGACAAAAGGAGCTGCTATCTTACTTTTCCAGTTTTGGTCATGTTGCCAATGCTTCTGTGGTGTTTGACAAGTCAATCGGCTTTTCAAAAGGTTACGGCTTTGTCACGTTTAGCGGCCGTGATGGTTTTATGGGCGCCTCAaataaaaataggcatttcatCGAAGGTCGCGTACTAAACGTGCAACCAGCCAATTCTTAA